In a single window of the Deinococcus aetherius genome:
- a CDS encoding YkoP family protein, whose amino-acid sequence MAVSPQKAHSRLPFSLVSQALIRAGAHGALHGGHPGDPRVGLTVPVATPAELREALAALGAAGARATLLVPVRLADLDPDTLRLATGAGHEVAGQGDPAGLPGLEVAAGQPVTAWTWDEALTLGQLRALAARGVRPLPLPSPSPELGLTLRVPPADLPGTVARLRTLRYRPVPVRELPELRAATPRDLLIHVYRRMVDDRFARAHGVLPLTGRADAVMRVALRPMPGALPFPPGSLAAELHLHSPRLVGLNARGSLTAYRAYQRSLRDVAGALRERPEFGDARAVFAVTLFHGPLEKNGFAVVSLPPAQARVYGLGFRVMRLVYGTRVAPSETEPRMAWMEREAFLARHG is encoded by the coding sequence ATGGCCGTTTCTCCCCAAAAAGCCCACTCCCGGCTGCCCTTCTCCCTTGTTTCGCAAGCCCTGATCCGGGCCGGGGCCCACGGCGCCCTCCACGGCGGTCACCCCGGCGACCCGCGCGTGGGCCTGACCGTCCCCGTCGCCACGCCCGCCGAGTTGCGGGAGGCACTCGCGGCCCTGGGGGCGGCCGGGGCACGGGCCACGCTGCTCGTGCCGGTCCGGCTGGCCGACCTCGACCCGGACACGCTGCGGCTCGCCACCGGGGCCGGGCACGAGGTCGCCGGGCAGGGCGACCCCGCCGGGCTGCCGGGGCTGGAGGTGGCGGCGGGGCAGCCGGTCACCGCCTGGACCTGGGACGAGGCCCTGACCCTGGGCCAGCTCCGCGCCCTGGCCGCCCGGGGCGTCCGTCCCCTCCCCCTCCCCTCACCGTCGCCGGAACTCGGCCTGACCCTGCGGGTGCCCCCCGCCGACCTGCCGGGGACCGTGGCGCGGCTGCGGACGCTGAGGTACCGGCCCGTGCCCGTGCGGGAGTTGCCGGAGCTGCGTGCTGCCACCCCCCGCGACCTCCTCATCCACGTGTACCGCCGCATGGTGGACGACCGGTTCGCGCGGGCGCACGGGGTTCTCCCCCTCACCGGGCGGGCGGACGCGGTGATGCGGGTGGCGCTGCGGCCCATGCCGGGGGCGCTGCCCTTCCCGCCCGGCAGCCTCGCCGCCGAACTGCACCTCCACAGCCCGCGCCTGGTGGGCCTCAACGCGCGGGGTTCCCTGACCGCCTACCGGGCCTATCAGCGGTCCCTGCGGGACGTGGCGGGCGCGCTGCGGGAACGGCCCGAGTTCGGGGACGCCCGCGCCGTCTTCGCCGTCACCCTCTTCCACGGGCCGCTGGAGAAGAACGGCTTCGCGGTGGTGAGCCTGCCGCCCGCGCAGGCCCGCGTGTACGGCCTGGGCTTCCGGGTGATGCGGCTGGTGTACGGCACGAGGGTCGCGCCCTCCGAGACCGAGCCCCGGATGGCGTGGATGGAGCGGGAGGCGTTTCTGGCACGGCACGGGTGA
- a CDS encoding MFS transporter produces the protein MTSRHLLSTFTGGLPRPFWVMWWGTVVNRLCGFVVPFLTLFLTARRDLTPVQAAVVVSALGLGSFLSQLIGGALADRVGRRRVMVLALTLSPPFLIVLGLAPTYPLILVAAFVFALISDMYRPASSAAIADLVPPAERTRAYGLMHWAVNLGFAFAPILAGLIAARSYTLLFAVDALTLLLYGVFILLGVPETGRPGGHRGPRPGTLAVLGREPMLLAFSALTLLFALIMRQAYVTLPLAMRADGLGEDTYGAVIALNGLVIAAVGLFSARVLAPLVAPRVLSAALLLAGLGFGLGALADTPAVYALGVVVWTLGEVAQAAVAPGLAAALAPAHLRGLYAGVLGATRGLGALIAPALGGWVLEQYGNGLWWGCLGLGLLGSLGFLLLNGPLQRRVHQGASADSTHA, from the coding sequence GTGACCTCCCGGCATCTCCTTTCCACCTTCACGGGAGGTCTGCCGCGTCCCTTCTGGGTGATGTGGTGGGGCACGGTGGTCAACCGGCTGTGCGGGTTCGTCGTGCCCTTCCTCACGCTGTTCCTGACCGCGCGGCGCGACCTGACGCCCGTTCAGGCCGCCGTCGTCGTGAGCGCGCTGGGGCTGGGGAGCTTCCTCTCCCAACTGATCGGCGGGGCGCTGGCCGACCGGGTGGGCAGGAGGCGGGTGATGGTGCTCGCGCTGACGCTCAGCCCGCCCTTCCTGATCGTCCTGGGGCTGGCCCCGACTTACCCGCTCATCCTGGTGGCCGCGTTCGTCTTCGCCCTGATCAGCGACATGTACCGGCCCGCCTCCAGCGCCGCCATCGCCGACCTCGTGCCGCCCGCCGAGCGGACCCGGGCGTACGGCCTGATGCACTGGGCGGTCAACCTGGGCTTCGCCTTCGCCCCCATCCTGGCGGGCCTGATCGCCGCGCGCTCGTACACGCTGCTCTTCGCGGTGGACGCCCTGACCCTGTTGCTGTACGGCGTGTTCATCCTCCTCGGCGTGCCGGAGACCGGGCGGCCGGGAGGGCACCGGGGGCCGCGTCCGGGGACCCTCGCCGTGCTGGGGCGGGAGCCGATGCTGCTGGCCTTCAGCGCGCTGACCCTGCTGTTCGCCCTGATCATGCGGCAGGCGTACGTCACCCTGCCGCTGGCGATGCGGGCCGACGGGCTGGGCGAGGACACGTACGGCGCGGTGATCGCCCTCAACGGCCTCGTCATCGCGGCGGTCGGGCTGTTCTCGGCGCGGGTCCTCGCGCCCCTCGTGGCCCCCCGCGTGCTGAGCGCGGCCCTGCTGCTGGCCGGTCTGGGCTTCGGGCTGGGCGCCCTGGCCGACACGCCCGCCGTCTACGCGCTGGGCGTGGTGGTCTGGACCCTCGGCGAGGTCGCGCAGGCGGCGGTCGCCCCGGGCCTGGCCGCCGCCCTGGCCCCGGCCCACCTGCGCGGCCTGTACGCGGGCGTGCTGGGGGCCACCCGGGGGCTAGGGGCCCTGATCGCCCCCGCCCTGGGCGGCTGGGTCCTGGAGCAGTACGGGAACGGGCTGTGGTGGGGCTGTCTGGGGCTCGGGCTGCTCGGGTCCCTGGGCTTTCTGCTTCTCAACGGACCGCTCCAGCGCCGCGTTCACCAGGGGGCAAGTGCCGACTCCACCCACGCCTGA
- a CDS encoding ABC-F family ATP-binding cassette domain-containing protein, which translates to MPTLLAAESLSLSFGEKAVLADVSVSVATGERVALLGRNGAGKTTLLRVVTGELTPEEGTVWRAPALRVGMLEQHHAHPPGLTVRALIDAAHPYRELETELLALEANLGDPETLAAWTALHTRLEDAGAYTWPARAARLLGVLDLTRFVDREAATLSGGERTRLALALALAREPDLLILDEPTNHLDVRMREWLEEHLRAFGGGVLFTSHDRDFLDAVATRSLWLEGGEGAEYPGGYSRARAQRELERRTRERASRLTGREAARLSGSAEREGEWGRRSRALRSRVERLPVTEAPLPERQIRMRLLAGTARARLVAWGEHLSRSYGGRAVLRDVAFKLRQGDRVALMGANGTGKTTLMRLLAGETHPDPPPPGGPEPVLRVANGVGVASLDQTWHGLTPGEGLRAQFERRFGERAKALLGRAGFVAADWPKTPETLSGGERARAGLALVSALRADLLLLDEPTNHLDVEALQALEEAVHAYGGAVVIVTHDRRFAREVANRLWVIEDAGLREVAGWGSRDFTDPARTLTGDPPPPPPPPTPRERLVPVETQLADVRRQLDAPPGTLTGREEARLRAQAHGLQLDLYDLYGQAFAAPQFDAEVREPPLTVRAQKLGEVGGMFWAARDEECPHLAWDGHTLRFDRPPPAWYGAALLGGALRLLFERWNVGRARLGEEGPVLTRREYFERTGVIRGGEERGGSAAGSVGGAEVPPSL; encoded by the coding sequence ATGCCCACCCTGCTCGCCGCCGAGAGCCTCTCCCTGTCCTTCGGGGAGAAGGCGGTGCTGGCGGACGTGTCGGTCTCGGTGGCGACCGGGGAGCGGGTGGCGCTGCTGGGCCGCAACGGGGCGGGAAAAACAACGCTCCTGCGCGTGGTGACGGGAGAACTGACTCCCGAGGAAGGAACGGTGTGGCGCGCTCCGGCCCTTCGGGTCGGGATGCTGGAGCAGCACCACGCCCACCCCCCGGGCCTGACCGTCCGCGCCCTGATCGACGCGGCACACCCCTACCGCGAACTGGAGACCGAGCTGCTGGCGCTGGAGGCGAACCTCGGCGACCCGGAGACGCTGGCCGCATGGACCGCCCTGCACACGCGGCTGGAGGACGCGGGCGCCTACACCTGGCCTGCCCGCGCCGCACGGCTGCTGGGGGTGCTCGACCTCACCCGCTTCGTGGACCGCGAGGCGGCCACCCTCTCCGGCGGGGAGCGGACCCGGCTCGCCCTCGCGCTCGCCCTTGCCCGCGAGCCCGACCTTCTGATCCTCGACGAGCCCACAAACCACCTCGACGTGCGGATGCGCGAGTGGCTGGAAGAGCACCTGAGAGCTTTCGGGGGGGGCGTGCTCTTCACCAGCCACGACCGCGACTTCCTCGACGCGGTCGCCACCCGCAGCCTGTGGCTGGAGGGGGGGGAGGGGGCGGAGTACCCGGGGGGCTACTCCCGCGCTCGCGCCCAGCGCGAGTTGGAACGCCGCACCCGGGAACGGGCCTCCCGCCTCACGGGGCGCGAGGCCGCCCGCCTGTCGGGCAGCGCCGAGCGCGAGGGCGAGTGGGGGAGACGGTCGCGGGCCCTGAGGTCACGGGTGGAGCGCCTGCCCGTCACGGAAGCGCCCCTCCCCGAGCGGCAGATCAGGATGCGGCTCCTGGCGGGCACGGCGCGGGCGCGGCTGGTCGCGTGGGGCGAACACCTCTCCAGAAGCTACGGGGGCCGGGCGGTGCTGCGAGACGTGGCCTTCAAGCTGCGCCAGGGCGACCGGGTGGCCCTGATGGGGGCGAACGGCACGGGCAAGACCACCCTGATGCGCCTCCTGGCGGGCGAGACGCACCCCGACCCGCCCCCGCCCGGCGGGCCCGAACCCGTGCTCCGGGTGGCGAACGGGGTCGGCGTCGCCAGCCTCGACCAGACGTGGCACGGCCTGACGCCGGGGGAGGGACTGCGGGCGCAGTTCGAGCGGCGGTTCGGTGAGCGGGCGAAGGCGCTGCTGGGCCGGGCGGGCTTCGTCGCCGCCGACTGGCCCAAGACTCCCGAGACCCTGAGCGGCGGCGAGCGGGCGCGGGCCGGGCTCGCCCTGGTGAGCGCCCTGCGCGCCGACCTGCTGCTCCTCGACGAGCCCACCAACCACCTCGACGTGGAGGCCTTGCAGGCGCTGGAGGAGGCCGTCCACGCCTACGGGGGGGCGGTCGTCATCGTCACCCACGACCGCCGCTTCGCCCGCGAGGTGGCGAACCGGCTGTGGGTGATCGAGGACGCGGGGCTCCGGGAGGTCGCCGGGTGGGGCAGCCGTGACTTTACCGACCCCGCGCGCACGCTGACGGGTGATCCACCCCCTCCCCCGCCACCCCCCACCCCCCGCGAGCGGCTGGTGCCCGTCGAGACGCAACTGGCGGACGTGCGCCGCCAGCTCGACGCGCCCCCTGGCACCCTCACCGGGCGGGAGGAGGCCCGGCTGCGGGCGCAGGCGCACGGGCTCCAACTCGACCTTTACGACCTTTACGGGCAGGCCTTTGCGGCCCCCCAGTTCGACGCCGAGGTGCGCGAGCCGCCGCTGACCGTCCGCGCTCAGAAACTCGGCGAGGTCGGGGGCATGTTCTGGGCGGCCCGCGACGAGGAGTGTCCCCACCTCGCCTGGGACGGCCACACCCTGCGCTTCGACCGTCCGCCGCCCGCGTGGTACGGCGCGGCCCTCCTCGGCGGGGCGCTGCGCCTCCTCTTCGAGCGCTGGAACGTGGGCCGGGCGCGGCTGGGGGAGGAGGGCCCGGTGCTGACCCGGCGGGAGTATTTCGAGCGGACCGGGGTGATCCGGGGCGGGGAGGAAAGGGGAGGATCGGCCGCCGGGAGCGTTGGGGGCGCCGAGGTCCCACCGTCCCTGTGA
- a CDS encoding LacI family DNA-binding transcriptional regulator: MVGLEDVAKLAQVSAATASRALSRPELVAETTRERVQEAARTLGYRPNVLARSLRQRGSRTLGLVVTDILNPFHATLAKAVQDVAEAQDYTVLMFNTDEESAKERRAFEILRGHLPRGLIVVPTPATHTNLDLLPGLPVIELDRASGRPGAHTVLVDNEVGAYRAVSYLAGLGHRYIGMIVGRQDISTAVERHEGYRRALQDAGLPYRPELVRPGNHREGDGRAAAHALLALAPGERPTALFVGNNEMTVGAVLAARDLGLRLPGDLSLVGFDDSRWAQTILPALTVVAQPAYELGALACRTLLSLLDGRVVPTSTRLNTTFIERDSAAPSASHAQKVGSA, encoded by the coding sequence ATGGTCGGTCTAGAGGACGTCGCAAAACTCGCTCAGGTCTCTGCGGCCACGGCCTCGCGGGCGCTCTCGCGGCCGGAGCTGGTGGCCGAGACGACGCGCGAGCGGGTGCAGGAGGCGGCGCGGACCCTGGGATACCGGCCGAACGTGCTCGCCCGCAGCCTGCGCCAGCGCGGGAGCCGCACGCTGGGGCTGGTGGTGACGGACATCCTCAACCCCTTCCACGCGACGCTCGCCAAGGCCGTGCAGGACGTGGCCGAGGCGCAGGACTACACGGTCCTCATGTTCAACACCGACGAGGAGTCCGCCAAGGAGCGCCGGGCCTTCGAGATCCTGCGCGGGCACCTGCCCCGGGGACTCATCGTGGTGCCCACGCCCGCCACCCACACCAACCTCGACCTGCTGCCGGGCCTGCCCGTGATTGAACTTGACCGGGCGAGCGGTCGCCCCGGGGCGCACACCGTCCTCGTGGACAACGAGGTGGGGGCCTACCGGGCAGTGTCGTACCTGGCCGGGCTCGGGCACCGCTACATCGGCATGATCGTGGGGCGGCAGGACATCTCCACGGCGGTCGAGCGTCACGAGGGCTACCGCCGGGCCCTTCAGGACGCGGGCCTCCCCTACCGCCCCGAACTCGTGCGCCCCGGCAACCACCGCGAAGGAGACGGTCGGGCGGCGGCCCACGCGCTCCTTGCCCTCGCGCCGGGGGAACGCCCCACCGCCCTCTTCGTGGGCAACAACGAGATGACGGTGGGCGCGGTGCTCGCCGCCCGCGACCTGGGCCTGCGCCTGCCGGGGGACCTCTCCCTGGTGGGGTTCGACGACTCGCGCTGGGCGCAGACCATCCTCCCGGCCCTCACGGTGGTCGCGCAGCCCGCCTACGAACTCGGCGCCCTGGCCTGCCGCACCCTGCTGAGCCTGCTGGACGGGAGGGTGGTCCCCACCTCCACACGCCTGAACACGACCTTCATCGAGCGGGACTCGGCCGCTCCCTCCGCTTCCCACGCGCAGAAGGTGGGTTCCGCGTGA
- a CDS encoding ureidoglycolate lyase — protein sequence MTSPAPLPASALEAAAFAPFGTVLGRPVGEPTLERGDITFWHATGDLAGLGGSGVTGHLIAHRRDTLLTQIERHVQTPEVFLALGGRSMFVVGAPGDADPGSLRVFVIEPGEGVLLHPGTWHWAPYPLTPTASFLIVLRAETPEHDIETLEIPPRRLEASPVPSP from the coding sequence GTGACCTCTCCCGCGCCGCTCCCCGCCTCCGCCCTGGAGGCCGCCGCCTTCGCCCCCTTCGGCACGGTCCTGGGGCGTCCCGTCGGCGAGCCCACCCTGGAACGCGGAGACATCACCTTCTGGCACGCGACCGGGGACCTCGCGGGCCTGGGGGGCAGCGGGGTGACCGGGCACCTGATCGCCCACCGCCGCGACACCCTCCTGACCCAGATCGAGCGCCACGTCCAGACGCCCGAGGTGTTCCTGGCCCTCGGCGGCCGGAGCATGTTCGTCGTCGGGGCGCCCGGGGACGCCGACCCGGGGAGCCTGCGCGTCTTCGTGATCGAGCCGGGCGAGGGCGTGCTCCTGCATCCCGGCACCTGGCACTGGGCGCCGTATCCCCTCACCCCCACCGCCAGCTTCCTGATCGTGCTGCGCGCCGAGACGCCCGAGCACGACATCGAGACCCTGGAGATTCCCCCACGCCGCCTGGAGGCCAGCCCCGTGCCGAGCCCCTGA
- a CDS encoding sugar ABC transporter substrate-binding protein: protein MRTPTKFVTATLAAATVLGLAFAQGNQPVIGLITKTDTNPFFVKMKEGAQQQATKLGAKLLTAAGKSDGDNASQVAAIENMVGAGAKTILITPADSKAIVPAIKKAQAQGVQVIALDSPTEPASAVNALFATNNFQAGVLIGRYAKAMMGNKPLKIATIDLFPGAAVGVLRHNGFLAGLGQKNNGQAITDKLTTQVTGGVVVCSQDGFGDQAKGQTAMENCLQKNPDINLVYTINEPSGYGAYQALKNAGKEKDVMIVSVDGGCNGVRGVQSGVFAATSQQYPLKMAAMGVEAGVQFAKANKAVKSGYTDTGVTLIAAKPAAGVPSQGVQYGLANCWGK, encoded by the coding sequence ATGCGCACCCCCACCAAGTTCGTGACCGCCACCCTCGCCGCCGCCACCGTCCTCGGCCTCGCGTTCGCGCAGGGCAACCAGCCCGTGATCGGACTCATCACGAAGACGGACACCAACCCCTTCTTCGTGAAGATGAAAGAGGGCGCGCAACAGCAAGCCACAAAGCTCGGGGCGAAGCTGCTCACTGCGGCGGGCAAGTCGGACGGCGACAACGCCTCGCAGGTCGCCGCCATCGAGAACATGGTGGGTGCGGGCGCCAAGACCATCCTGATCACCCCGGCCGACTCCAAGGCCATCGTGCCCGCGATCAAAAAGGCGCAGGCCCAGGGTGTGCAGGTCATCGCGCTCGACTCCCCGACCGAGCCTGCCAGCGCGGTCAACGCCCTGTTCGCCACCAACAACTTCCAGGCGGGCGTCCTCATCGGGCGCTACGCGAAGGCCATGATGGGCAACAAGCCCCTCAAGATCGCCACCATCGACCTGTTCCCCGGGGCGGCGGTGGGCGTGCTGCGGCACAACGGCTTCCTGGCCGGGCTGGGCCAGAAGAACAATGGTCAGGCGATCACCGACAAGCTCACCACCCAGGTGACGGGCGGCGTCGTGGTGTGCTCGCAAGACGGCTTCGGCGACCAGGCCAAGGGGCAGACCGCGATGGAGAACTGCCTCCAGAAGAACCCCGACATCAACCTCGTGTACACGATCAACGAGCCTTCCGGCTACGGCGCCTATCAGGCCCTGAAGAACGCGGGCAAGGAAAAGGACGTGATGATCGTCTCGGTGGACGGCGGCTGCAACGGCGTGCGCGGGGTGCAAAGCGGCGTCTTCGCGGCGACCAGCCAGCAGTACCCGCTGAAGATGGCGGCGATGGGCGTGGAGGCGGGCGTGCAGTTCGCCAAGGCGAACAAGGCGGTCAAGAGCGGGTACACCGACACCGGCGTGACCCTGATCGCCGCCAAGCCCGCCGCCGGGGTGCCCAGCCAGGGCGTGCAGTACGGTCTCGCCAACTGCTGGGGCAAGTAA
- a CDS encoding ABC transporter permease gives MTTTPPPLAKAPDRLTLRERLPSVAILGPLLALLLAVIFFSTQSDRFLSPQNFSLIFQQVSYVAVLAIGQTLIILTSGIDLAAGVIMALGGVVMTRLAVNSGLNPYLAIGLGLLATTFVGWINGLLITRLRLPPFIVTLGMFGIVFGFTQVYSRSETVSSLPDPLTFFGSVFRIGATSWTYGTVLMLALYLLTHLILTQTSPGRHLYAVGNNPEAARLTGIPTNRVILLVYTLAGLTYGIAALLLTARTGVGDPNAGQTEALASITAVVLGGTSLFGGRGAVVGTLLGALIVGVFTNGLTLMGVPSVYQYIITGVLTILAVAVDQLSRRKA, from the coding sequence ATGACCACCACTCCTCCCCCTCTCGCCAAGGCCCCCGACCGCCTCACCCTGCGTGAGCGGCTGCCCTCGGTCGCCATCCTGGGGCCGCTGCTCGCGCTGCTCCTCGCCGTCATCTTCTTCTCCACCCAGTCCGACCGCTTTCTGAGCCCGCAGAACTTCTCGCTGATCTTTCAGCAGGTGTCCTACGTCGCCGTGCTCGCCATCGGGCAGACCCTGATCATCCTGACGTCGGGCATCGACCTCGCGGCGGGCGTGATCATGGCGCTGGGTGGCGTGGTCATGACCCGGCTGGCGGTGAACTCGGGCCTCAATCCGTACCTCGCCATCGGGCTCGGGCTGCTCGCCACCACCTTCGTCGGGTGGATCAACGGCCTCTTGATCACGCGCCTGAGGCTGCCCCCCTTCATCGTGACGCTGGGCATGTTCGGCATCGTGTTCGGGTTCACCCAGGTCTACTCGCGCTCGGAGACGGTCTCCAGCCTGCCGGACCCCCTCACCTTCTTCGGCTCCGTCTTCCGCATCGGGGCGACGAGCTGGACCTACGGCACGGTCCTGATGCTGGCGCTGTACCTGCTGACCCACCTGATCCTGACCCAGACCTCGCCGGGGCGCCACCTCTACGCGGTGGGCAACAACCCCGAGGCCGCGAGATTGACGGGCATTCCCACCAACCGGGTGATCCTGCTGGTCTACACGCTCGCCGGGCTGACCTACGGCATCGCCGCGTTGCTGCTGACCGCTCGCACGGGCGTGGGCGACCCCAACGCCGGGCAGACCGAGGCGCTGGCGTCCATCACCGCCGTCGTGCTGGGCGGCACCAGCCTCTTCGGCGGGCGGGGCGCCGTCGTGGGGACGCTGCTCGGGGCCCTGATCGTCGGCGTGTTCACGAACGGCCTGACCCTGATGGGCGTGCCCTCGGTGTACCAGTACATCATCACCGGCGTGCTGACGATTCTGGCGGTTGCGGTCGACCAGCTCTCCCGGAGGAAGGCGTAA
- a CDS encoding ATP-binding cassette domain-containing protein encodes MQTYPSQASAVQASPAAPTVFEARQLVKRYGHVTALDGVDFELRQGEILAVIGDNGAGKSSLIKALSGAVVPDSGQIFLDGKPVHFRSPIDARRQGIETVYQDLAVAPAMTIAENLFLGRELHRGGSLGRMLRLIDKKRMLTEATEHMKTLQFSIRSMTQPVETLSGGQRQGVAVARSAAFARHVVIMDEPTAALGVKEGNMVLDLIRRVRDKGLPVIIISHNMPHVFEIADRIHIQRLGRRAAVVNPRKLSMADTVSVMTGALEPSKLSPDVLA; translated from the coding sequence ATGCAGACCTACCCTTCGCAGGCCAGTGCCGTTCAGGCTAGCCCCGCCGCCCCCACCGTCTTCGAGGCACGGCAGCTCGTCAAACGCTACGGACACGTCACCGCCCTCGACGGCGTGGACTTCGAGCTGCGCCAGGGCGAAATCCTGGCGGTCATCGGCGACAACGGGGCGGGCAAGTCGAGCCTGATCAAGGCACTCTCGGGGGCCGTGGTCCCCGACAGCGGCCAGATTTTCCTCGACGGCAAGCCCGTCCACTTCCGCAGTCCCATCGACGCGCGGCGGCAGGGCATCGAGACGGTGTACCAGGACCTCGCCGTCGCGCCCGCCATGACCATCGCCGAGAACCTGTTCCTGGGCCGCGAGCTGCACCGGGGCGGCTCACTCGGGCGGATGCTGCGCCTGATCGACAAGAAGCGGATGCTGACCGAGGCGACCGAGCACATGAAGACCCTCCAGTTCTCCATCCGCTCGATGACCCAGCCCGTCGAGACGCTATCCGGCGGGCAGCGGCAGGGGGTGGCGGTGGCGAGAAGCGCGGCCTTCGCCCGGCACGTCGTCATCATGGACGAGCCGACCGCTGCCCTCGGCGTGAAGGAGGGCAACATGGTGCTCGACCTGATCCGCCGGGTGCGCGACAAGGGGCTGCCCGTCATCATCATCAGCCACAACATGCCCCACGTCTTCGAGATCGCCGACCGCATCCACATCCAGCGACTCGGGCGCCGCGCGGCGGTCGTCAACCCGCGCAAGCTCAGCATGGCGGACACCGTGTCGGTGATGACGGGCGCCCTGGAACCCTCCAAGCTCTCGCCGGATGTGCTCGCCTGA
- a CDS encoding NAD(P)/FAD-dependent oxidoreductase, whose product MKTSYDVIVVGASNAGLSAALVLGRACRSVLVLDGGPPRNAPADAAHGFLTRDGTLPAELLRIAREQLIPYGVEVRPVAAAGARALPEGFQVELAGGELVEARRLLLASGVRDLLPEVPGLRERWGQSVHHCPYCHGWEVRDEPIAVYGRGDMAFHQAVLLHHWSPDLVLLTGGPAEMTADQRHQLSALGIEVIESAVERLEGPGPQLQRVVFQGGGSLARSALFVGPRQEQRSTLPTELGCACTEDGVYVNTQPGGQTSVPGVYAAGDMTGPLQQVAQAVAGGALAAATLNNELIFADARRQAVATGR is encoded by the coding sequence ATGAAAACTTCCTACGACGTGATCGTGGTCGGCGCCAGCAACGCCGGTCTCAGCGCCGCCCTCGTGCTGGGGCGGGCCTGCCGCTCGGTGCTCGTGCTGGACGGCGGCCCGCCCCGCAACGCTCCCGCCGACGCCGCGCACGGCTTCCTGACCCGCGACGGCACGCTGCCCGCCGAACTCCTGCGGATCGCCCGCGAACAGCTCATCCCCTACGGCGTCGAGGTTCGGCCCGTGGCGGCGGCAGGAGCGCGAGCCCTCCCCGAAGGCTTCCAGGTCGAGCTGGCGGGCGGCGAGTTGGTGGAGGCACGCCGTCTGCTGCTCGCCTCGGGTGTCCGCGACCTTCTCCCCGAGGTGCCGGGCCTGCGCGAGCGGTGGGGCCAGAGCGTCCACCACTGCCCGTACTGCCACGGCTGGGAGGTGCGGGACGAGCCCATCGCCGTGTATGGCCGGGGAGATATGGCCTTTCACCAGGCCGTGCTGCTGCACCACTGGTCGCCCGACCTGGTCCTGCTGACGGGCGGCCCTGCTGAGATGACGGCAGATCAACGCCACCAGCTCTCGGCCCTCGGAATCGAGGTGATCGAGTCGGCGGTCGAGCGGCTCGAAGGTCCGGGGCCGCAGCTCCAGCGGGTGGTGTTTCAGGGCGGCGGGAGTCTCGCGCGCTCGGCCCTGTTCGTCGGGCCCCGGCAGGAGCAACGCTCCACGCTTCCGACCGAGTTGGGGTGCGCGTGTACAGAGGACGGCGTGTATGTGAACACCCAGCCTGGCGGGCAGACCAGCGTGCCCGGCGTGTACGCAGCGGGTGACATGACCGGACCTCTCCAGCAGGTGGCGCAGGCGGTCGCCGGGGGCGCGCTCGCCGCCGCCACGTTGAACAACGAGTTGATCTTCGCGGACGCCCGGAGGCAGGCCGTCGCCACGGGGCGCTGA
- a CDS encoding Hsp20/alpha crystallin family protein: MMRFDPFREIEELTQRMDRAFGNGIAAQTARLAPPVDVHEDEGGLELTLDLPGVQPADIQIEAENQTLTVQAKRNYTRGEGRTAHRVERAYGTFSRTFSVPAKYDLTKVEAEFDHGTLTLRVPRSEAAQKRTVQVRTGGQLSAPKTVDAAQTTPATSDTPATETQNAEVSQGA; the protein is encoded by the coding sequence TTGATGCGTTTTGACCCTTTCCGTGAGATCGAAGAACTGACCCAGCGTATGGACCGCGCCTTCGGGAACGGGATCGCCGCTCAGACCGCGAGGCTGGCGCCCCCCGTGGATGTGCACGAGGACGAGGGAGGGCTGGAGCTGACGCTCGACCTGCCCGGCGTGCAGCCCGCTGACATCCAGATCGAGGCCGAGAACCAGACGCTGACCGTGCAGGCCAAGCGGAACTACACCCGGGGCGAGGGCCGCACCGCCCACCGCGTCGAGCGGGCGTACGGGACCTTCTCCCGCACCTTCAGCGTGCCCGCGAAGTACGACCTCACCAAGGTCGAGGCCGAGTTCGACCACGGCACCCTGACCCTGCGCGTGCCCCGCAGTGAAGCCGCCCAGAAGCGCACCGTGCAGGTTCGCACGGGCGGGCAACTGAGCGCCCCGAAGACCGTGGACGCCGCCCAGACCACCCCCGCCACCTCGGACACGCCTGCGACCGAGACGCAGAACGCCGAAGTCTCCCAGGGCGCGTAA